In Thermorudis peleae, a genomic segment contains:
- a CDS encoding CorA family divalent cation transporter, with product MPAHIAVLLEKGTRRLPSVDEIDQIIARDEGLLWLDIEQPTEHDIALLQREFGFHPLALEDVQKAHQRPKLDRYDHYFFFVFYAVRLAGGPPLQYQEINFFIGKNYLVTIHRAPCPELASIAERWQQQAEMNPHLSHLALLLYTILDTFFDQYFTLLDQLAEQAEEIEEAIIASANNAVLSDLFRLRKTLLTLRRILAPERDALNAFLRFDDNLLVTTRCCTFKISMTMSCAFLTRLIPIEICWRACWKPIFR from the coding sequence ATGCCAGCGCACATTGCGGTACTCCTTGAAAAAGGGACACGGCGCTTACCAAGTGTTGATGAAATTGATCAGATCATTGCGCGGGATGAAGGATTGCTCTGGCTCGATATTGAGCAACCCACTGAGCATGACATTGCTCTTCTCCAGCGTGAGTTCGGCTTCCATCCCCTTGCTCTTGAAGATGTACAGAAGGCTCATCAGCGGCCGAAACTCGATCGATACGATCACTATTTCTTCTTCGTCTTTTACGCAGTACGCCTAGCAGGAGGGCCTCCTCTACAGTATCAAGAAATTAATTTCTTTATCGGCAAAAATTATCTCGTGACGATTCATCGCGCTCCCTGTCCTGAACTTGCCTCCATCGCCGAGCGATGGCAGCAGCAGGCAGAGATGAACCCGCACCTTTCCCATCTTGCCCTGCTGCTGTATACCATTCTTGACACATTTTTTGATCAATACTTTACTCTTCTTGACCAGTTAGCTGAGCAAGCGGAAGAAATCGAAGAAGCCATTATTGCAAGTGCAAATAATGCTGTCCTCAGTGATCTCTTTCGTCTCCGCAAAACCCTTCTTACCTTGCGGCGAATTCTTGCCCCGGAGCGTGACGCACTCAATGCATTCCTGCGCTTCGATGACAACCTTTTGGTGACGACGCGATGTTGTACTTTCAAGATCTCTATGACCATGTCCTGCGCATTCTTGACACGGTTGATACCTATCGAGATCTGCTGGCGGGCATGCTGGAAGCCCATCTTTCGGTGA
- a CDS encoding nitrate/sulfonate/bicarbonate ABC transporter ATP-binding protein has translation MVQTVPVRRPTNEAPVLLRAQDVTKYYGQDGNRILVLDRITLDLRAGEFVALLGPSGSGKSTLLRILAGLIPPSSGRVLLHGQPLQGVNPNVAMVFQSFALYPWLTVLQNVELGLLHKHLPEAERRARALAIIDLIGLDGFEHAYPRELSGGMKQRVGFARALVGEPEILFMDEPFSALDVLVAENLRHELLDLWLARKIPTQAILMVTHNIDEAVSMADRLLIFSANPGRIRVELPGLPVAERLAKGEAHAQLVDTIYRIMTNPHEDITALLPQARVLQTAEVPTYQMLPHVSIGELTGFIERLAALGGREDLYELARELQLEVDELLPLVEAADLLDFVEVLEGDVTLTPVGSAFAEADVLEKKAIFRRQALDRIELIREIVTALRSLPRHRLAEEPFIQRLEETFSPVEARRQLDTAIDWGRYAELFAYDDHAGILYLEQNGDAEATH, from the coding sequence ATGGTACAGACCGTGCCAGTTCGCCGTCCGACCAACGAGGCCCCTGTTCTGTTACGAGCACAGGACGTGACGAAGTACTACGGGCAGGATGGCAACCGTATTCTTGTGCTTGACCGTATTACGCTCGACTTACGAGCTGGAGAATTTGTTGCTCTGCTTGGCCCATCCGGGTCAGGAAAGTCAACGTTGCTGCGTATCCTCGCAGGCCTCATCCCGCCGTCCAGCGGGCGCGTGCTCCTCCATGGCCAACCCCTGCAAGGTGTGAATCCGAACGTGGCAATGGTTTTCCAGTCGTTCGCTCTCTACCCATGGCTGACGGTCCTCCAAAACGTCGAGCTTGGGCTCCTCCACAAACATTTACCGGAAGCTGAGCGACGAGCACGTGCATTGGCGATTATCGATCTTATCGGGCTTGATGGATTCGAGCACGCGTATCCGCGTGAGCTTTCTGGAGGGATGAAGCAGCGGGTCGGGTTTGCCCGTGCGCTTGTCGGAGAACCAGAGATCCTCTTTATGGACGAACCATTTTCAGCGCTGGATGTCCTCGTTGCAGAAAACCTTCGCCATGAACTGCTTGACCTCTGGCTTGCTCGAAAGATCCCCACGCAGGCAATCCTGATGGTCACCCACAACATCGATGAGGCGGTCAGTATGGCCGATCGGTTACTAATCTTTAGCGCAAACCCGGGGAGAATTCGGGTCGAACTCCCGGGTCTTCCCGTTGCTGAGCGTCTCGCCAAGGGAGAAGCGCATGCACAACTTGTCGACACCATTTACCGCATTATGACGAATCCGCACGAGGATATTACCGCATTGCTCCCACAGGCTCGCGTGCTGCAGACTGCCGAAGTTCCCACCTATCAGATGCTCCCTCATGTGAGCATTGGAGAATTGACTGGCTTTATTGAACGTCTGGCCGCTCTTGGTGGGCGGGAAGATCTCTACGAACTCGCGCGTGAGTTACAGCTTGAGGTCGACGAGTTGTTGCCACTTGTTGAAGCAGCTGACCTGCTCGATTTCGTCGAAGTACTTGAGGGTGACGTTACGCTCACACCAGTCGGCTCAGCCTTTGCTGAAGCGGACGTCCTTGAGAAGAAAGCGATTTTCCGCCGTCAAGCACTCGACCGCATCGAATTGATTCGTGAGATTGTGACGGCGCTGCGCAGCTTACCACGGCATCGGCTTGCCGAGGAACCCTTCATTCAGCGGCTCGAAGAGACCTTCAGTCCTGTTGAGGCACGACGGCAACTCGATACGGCAATCGACTGGGGGCGATACGCTGAGCTCTTTGCATACGATGACCACGCAGGCATTCTCTACCTTGAACAAAACGGTGACGCCGAGGCGACACATTGA
- a CDS encoding aromatic ring-opening dioxygenase LigA — translation MPIVFGAVAPHGFPIIPALSDDAEGALHTRAAMEELGRRCAASHPDVLVVATPHGVRVEGHICLANTARGAGTLWWHDRKIEMNVPVDGQLTDRIAQRATAAGVPIALAGFAGNRRDQSVIPLDWGVITPLWFLGYGQDMPGYGNVLAPTPEHDPGPPVVIVTPSRALPRTAMITFGEAVAEAVEADGRRVAFIASCDWAHTHRADGPYGFHPDAARVDQAVVEALQANDLERLLDLSDEEVANAAIDGLWQTLMLAGVMRRVPMHGTVLSYEAPRYYGMIVAPFELR, via the coding sequence ATGCCAATCGTTTTTGGGGCTGTGGCACCGCATGGGTTCCCAATTATTCCAGCACTGAGCGACGATGCGGAAGGTGCGCTGCACACACGTGCAGCGATGGAAGAGCTTGGGCGTCGCTGCGCTGCGTCACATCCTGATGTGCTTGTCGTTGCAACACCGCACGGTGTCCGTGTGGAAGGGCATATCTGCCTTGCTAATACGGCTCGCGGCGCTGGCACTTTGTGGTGGCATGATCGCAAGATCGAGATGAACGTGCCCGTCGATGGCCAGTTAACCGACCGGATCGCGCAGCGCGCGACTGCCGCGGGTGTACCGATCGCTCTTGCTGGTTTTGCAGGCAATCGCCGTGATCAGAGCGTCATTCCTCTTGACTGGGGGGTCATAACACCGCTTTGGTTTCTTGGCTATGGCCAAGATATGCCTGGTTACGGGAATGTGCTTGCCCCAACGCCAGAGCATGATCCAGGGCCACCAGTTGTGATTGTGACTCCCTCACGCGCGTTACCGCGTACAGCAATGATCACCTTTGGTGAAGCGGTGGCTGAAGCTGTTGAGGCCGACGGGCGACGAGTGGCCTTCATCGCTTCGTGCGATTGGGCACATACCCATCGCGCAGATGGCCCCTACGGCTTCCATCCCGATGCAGCGCGTGTCGACCAGGCTGTGGTTGAAGCCTTACAGGCAAATGACCTGGAACGCTTGCTTGACCTTTCTGATGAGGAAGTAGCCAATGCCGCCATTGACGGATTATGGCAAACACTCATGCTTGCTGGCGTTATGCGACGAGTTCCAATGCACGGCACCGTGCTGAGCTATGAAGCACCACGATACTATGGGATGATTGTGGCGCCTTTCGAACTCCGGTGA
- a CDS encoding Maf family protein, which produces MTNLVLASASPRRRELLALLGLPFEVAPADLAEPMPEQTRRPERVARALARAKAQAIAARYPQAVVLAADTVVCDRGYLLGKPADEAEAWALLRQLRGRWHRVITAVAVARGRRLWIDHARTWVQMRCYQDDEIAAAIARGEPFDKAGGYAIQDPLFRPVRCFRGCYCNVVGLPLALVEQLLLRAHALPQDWTVEPRQPACVNCPLYCAFSARELPLQQPKAMKDENENEECPEDEHSADTGDAGSDCSEGNSHHEQGHNERRVPRRRGLPPGSAA; this is translated from the coding sequence GTGACCAACCTTGTCCTTGCTTCGGCATCGCCGCGGCGACGTGAGTTGCTTGCGCTGCTCGGGTTGCCCTTCGAGGTCGCTCCGGCCGATCTTGCTGAGCCAATGCCAGAACAGACGCGACGGCCTGAACGCGTAGCGCGTGCACTGGCGCGGGCGAAAGCGCAAGCGATTGCAGCGCGCTATCCTCAGGCCGTTGTTCTCGCAGCTGATACCGTCGTTTGTGATCGCGGCTATCTCCTTGGCAAGCCAGCTGATGAAGCTGAGGCATGGGCACTCTTGCGCCAGCTTCGTGGGCGGTGGCACCGGGTGATTACAGCAGTGGCAGTAGCGCGCGGACGACGCCTCTGGATTGACCATGCACGAACCTGGGTACAGATGCGCTGCTATCAGGATGACGAAATTGCGGCGGCTATTGCCCGTGGGGAGCCATTTGACAAGGCCGGGGGGTATGCCATTCAAGATCCGCTCTTCCGGCCAGTTCGTTGCTTCCGTGGTTGTTATTGCAACGTCGTGGGGTTACCCCTTGCACTCGTTGAGCAGCTGTTGCTGCGTGCTCACGCATTACCTCAAGACTGGACAGTTGAGCCCCGGCAGCCTGCGTGCGTAAACTGTCCGCTCTACTGCGCTTTTTCCGCGAGAGAACTTCCACTACAACAACCCAAGGCGATGAAGGACGAGAATGAGAATGAGGAATGTCCAGAGGACGAGCATTCCGCTGATACCGGCGACGCCGGCAGCGATTGCAGTGAGGGGAACAGCCATCACGAGCAAGGTCATAATGAGCGCAGGGTTCCGCGACGTCGAGGGTTGCCACCGGGTTCGGCGGCGTAG
- a CDS encoding enoyl-CoA hydratase: protein MAIATKHYTNILFDSQDGIAIVAMNRPEKRNALSLEHMQELTDCFKEIGQDSSLAVVILRGNGPVFCSGHDLNEMIGGDVPTYRRIFTVCTTLMETIQSIPQPVIAQVHGVATAAGCQLAATCDLVVAAEDAKFATPGVKIGLFCSTPMVAISRNLPRKKMLEMLLTGEPISAQEAYQFGLVNRVVPAERLAEETWALAQKIRQASPLVVGIGKQAFYHQLEMTQAQAYAYAQEVMALNALAADAQEGMCAFLQKRTPQWTGA, encoded by the coding sequence ATGGCGATCGCAACAAAGCACTATACCAATATTCTCTTTGATAGCCAAGATGGCATTGCAATTGTCGCAATGAATCGGCCGGAGAAGCGCAATGCTCTCTCGCTCGAGCACATGCAAGAGCTCACCGACTGCTTCAAGGAGATTGGGCAAGATTCTTCTCTTGCGGTTGTGATCCTCCGCGGCAATGGGCCAGTTTTTTGCTCTGGCCACGACCTGAATGAGATGATCGGTGGCGATGTCCCGACCTATCGCCGGATTTTTACCGTCTGCACGACATTAATGGAAACAATTCAATCAATCCCGCAGCCAGTTATTGCACAAGTGCATGGAGTGGCGACCGCGGCAGGATGCCAGCTCGCGGCAACCTGCGACCTTGTCGTCGCAGCAGAAGATGCCAAGTTCGCCACACCAGGGGTCAAGATTGGACTGTTCTGCTCGACACCGATGGTAGCAATCAGCCGCAACCTACCGCGCAAGAAGATGCTTGAAATGTTGCTCACGGGTGAACCCATCTCAGCACAAGAAGCGTACCAATTTGGGCTTGTTAACCGTGTTGTGCCAGCCGAGCGCCTCGCAGAGGAAACCTGGGCATTGGCACAGAAGATCCGGCAAGCCAGTCCGTTGGTTGTTGGCATTGGGAAGCAGGCCTTCTATCATCAGCTCGAGATGACCCAAGCACAAGCCTACGCCTATGCCCAAGAGGTTATGGCACTGAACGCACTCGCCGCTGATGCACAAGAAGGGATGTGTGCTTTCTTGCAGAAGCGTACACCACAATGGACAGGAGCATAG
- a CDS encoding CorA family divalent cation transporter, whose protein sequence is MLYFQDLYDHVLRILDTVDTYRDLLAGMLEAHLSVTSNQLNQVMRTLTAWSIILMTLALIAGIYGMNFKNMPELNLWWGYYAVLAGMAVLVIGLFALFRHIRWL, encoded by the coding sequence ATGTTGTACTTTCAAGATCTCTATGACCATGTCCTGCGCATTCTTGACACGGTTGATACCTATCGAGATCTGCTGGCGGGCATGCTGGAAGCCCATCTTTCGGTGACCTCAAACCAGCTGAACCAGGTAATGCGCACGCTCACAGCCTGGAGCATCATCTTGATGACACTAGCGCTCATCGCCGGCATTTATGGGATGAACTTCAAGAACATGCCGGAGCTTAACCTTTGGTGGGGATACTACGCGGTCCTTGCCGGCATGGCTGTTCTTGTCATTGGGTTGTTTGCACTTTTCCGCCACATCCGTTGGCTCTGA
- a CDS encoding amidase produces MSEQLLPYSRMTRRTLIKGAFASTIATQLALWRGFGVGANAKPREVTLANLEEATVADLRAALDQGKVSAYGLTQVYLARIAELNPLLNAVIEVNPDAEAIAAALDKELREKGPRSPLHGIPVLLKDNLDTADKLSTTAGSLALVGAKPPADSTVAARLRAAGAVILGKANMSEWANFRSIRSSSGWSARGGQGRNPYALDRNPCGSSSGSAQAVSANLAAISIGTETDGSIVCPSSICGVVGLKPTVGLVSRNGVIPIAHSQDTVGPICRTVADAAAVLSIIAGPDPQDPATAASAGHAPQDYTRYLDPQGLKGARIGVARQTFFGYSPAADAVIEEAIQVMRDLGAEIIDPADIPTAQQIATSDAELTVLLYEFKHDIAAYLARLGPDFPMKTLEDLIRFNEEHADQELKWFGQELFLMAQEKGPLTDPAYQQALAEERRLGGRDGIDAVMDKYRLDALVAPTGSPAWTIDLINGDHFLGASSSPAAIAGYPLITVPAGYAFGLPVGLTFMGRAFSEPTLIRLAYAFEQATRVRKPPQLLPTIPMD; encoded by the coding sequence ATGTCAGAGCAACTGCTGCCGTACTCTCGTATGACAAGGCGAACGCTCATCAAGGGAGCATTCGCGAGTACAATCGCTACCCAGCTTGCCCTATGGCGCGGATTCGGAGTTGGAGCCAACGCGAAGCCCCGTGAAGTGACCCTAGCAAATTTGGAAGAGGCCACCGTTGCCGATCTCCGAGCTGCATTAGACCAAGGCAAGGTTTCGGCCTATGGCCTGACCCAGGTGTATCTTGCACGGATTGCTGAGCTGAATCCGCTCCTCAACGCGGTAATCGAAGTCAACCCCGATGCCGAAGCAATAGCTGCAGCGCTTGACAAGGAATTGCGCGAGAAAGGGCCGCGGAGTCCGCTCCATGGCATTCCTGTCTTACTGAAAGACAACCTGGATACGGCGGATAAGCTCTCGACGACAGCTGGTTCCCTCGCACTGGTTGGCGCAAAGCCACCAGCTGACTCGACTGTCGCAGCACGGCTCCGGGCTGCAGGCGCAGTCATCCTCGGTAAGGCTAACATGAGTGAGTGGGCAAACTTCCGGAGCATCCGTTCCTCGAGTGGTTGGAGTGCCCGTGGTGGCCAGGGGCGTAATCCGTATGCACTTGACCGCAATCCCTGTGGCTCGAGTTCGGGTTCGGCCCAAGCGGTTTCAGCGAACCTGGCAGCGATCTCGATTGGCACCGAAACAGATGGATCAATCGTTTGCCCATCGTCAATCTGCGGGGTCGTCGGTCTCAAGCCAACCGTTGGGCTTGTTAGCCGCAATGGTGTCATCCCGATTGCTCATAGTCAGGATACTGTCGGGCCGATTTGTCGCACCGTTGCTGACGCTGCTGCCGTGCTCAGCATTATCGCTGGGCCGGATCCGCAAGATCCTGCGACTGCGGCAAGTGCGGGACATGCGCCGCAGGACTATACCCGATATCTTGATCCCCAAGGACTCAAAGGTGCTCGTATTGGTGTGGCGCGGCAGACGTTCTTTGGCTATAGCCCAGCAGCTGACGCCGTCATTGAAGAAGCGATTCAAGTTATGCGTGACCTTGGAGCTGAAATCATTGACCCAGCTGATATTCCTACCGCGCAGCAGATTGCTACGAGTGATGCAGAGCTCACTGTGCTCCTCTATGAGTTCAAACATGATATCGCTGCCTATCTTGCGCGCTTAGGGCCCGATTTCCCCATGAAAACGCTTGAAGATCTCATCCGCTTTAATGAAGAACATGCTGACCAGGAGTTAAAGTGGTTTGGGCAAGAGTTGTTCCTCATGGCTCAGGAAAAGGGACCACTGACCGACCCAGCTTATCAGCAGGCTCTGGCTGAGGAGCGACGCCTTGGGGGGCGGGATGGTATCGATGCGGTCATGGACAAGTACCGGCTTGATGCTCTCGTGGCGCCCACTGGGAGCCCGGCTTGGACCATTGACTTGATCAATGGTGACCATTTCTTAGGAGCAAGTTCGTCTCCAGCTGCAATCGCGGGGTATCCGTTGATTACAGTTCCGGCTGGCTATGCCTTTGGGTTGCCAGTGGGGTTAACCTTTATGGGACGCGCCTTTAGCGAACCGACACTCATTCGACTGGCCTATGCGTTCGAGCAAGCGACACGCGTACGCAAGCCGCCACAGCTCTTACCGACAATACCAATGGACTAA
- a CDS encoding ABC transporter permease — protein MISRVWPFIVHRQPLRHVRSAWWIDLLLAIMLVLGIYGIIRIAERWTAPLTPTTAISLSPWVLPQYALFSLSRMALAYVLALSFSLLYARIAVASKATERVLVPLLDILQSIPILSFMPGVVLALVTLFPHRSLGTELAAIVLIFTSQAWNLAFSFYQSLITIPQDFREVARLFRLTPWERFTRLELPFGLIPLLWNSMMSWAGGWFFLMASEQFTLGQQSFLLPGLGAYLKVAADRGDLHALGLGLLALIIVIVLLDQFLWRPLLAWADRFKVEQTTGLVTPSSWVLEILQRSLLLTWARDHLVAPTARSLDRLMNRIFAGEPSPASSDAISPPGTVWRWTFATFAGLGILLLIGWGVRAAGHLLIALPVTAWATIAQDAGLSFLRVAASLLIAVIWTVPVGVAVGLSPRWAPKIQPIVQMVASIPATALFPALLLLLLHLPGGLDVAAIALMLLGTQWYVLFNVIAGAMAIPNDLKEAAAIYHLTGWHRWRILILPAIFPFLITGLITAAGGAWNATIVAEYVTFQDQVYQTSGLGALIAASANAGNYPELFAATLTMAVVVVLLNRAFWRRLYRLAATRFRLD, from the coding sequence GTGATTTCGCGTGTCTGGCCCTTTATCGTCCATCGCCAGCCACTTCGCCACGTCCGCTCAGCATGGTGGATCGATCTGTTGCTCGCCATCATGCTGGTTCTTGGCATCTACGGGATCATCCGGATCGCCGAGCGATGGACGGCTCCGCTCACGCCGACAACAGCAATCAGTCTCTCCCCCTGGGTACTGCCGCAGTATGCACTCTTTTCGCTCTCGCGCATGGCCCTTGCCTATGTACTTGCGCTCTCGTTTAGCCTGCTCTATGCACGGATCGCTGTGGCGAGTAAAGCAACCGAGCGAGTACTCGTACCATTACTCGACATCTTGCAGAGCATTCCCATTCTCTCGTTTATGCCTGGCGTCGTGCTTGCTCTCGTGACGCTCTTCCCACACCGCAGTTTAGGAACGGAACTTGCAGCAATTGTGTTGATTTTCACGAGTCAAGCATGGAATCTTGCCTTTAGCTTTTATCAATCACTGATCACGATTCCGCAAGATTTCCGTGAAGTCGCTCGGCTTTTCCGACTAACGCCATGGGAGCGCTTCACACGGCTTGAGCTTCCATTCGGCCTCATTCCCCTGCTGTGGAATTCAATGATGAGCTGGGCTGGTGGCTGGTTCTTTCTTATGGCATCGGAGCAATTCACTCTTGGGCAGCAAAGTTTCCTGCTTCCTGGCCTGGGTGCCTATCTCAAGGTTGCAGCTGACCGAGGTGACCTCCATGCACTTGGACTCGGCTTGCTCGCACTCATTATTGTGATTGTCCTCCTCGACCAGTTTCTCTGGCGCCCCCTGTTAGCATGGGCCGACCGCTTCAAGGTTGAACAAACGACCGGCTTAGTCACGCCATCATCATGGGTGCTTGAAATTCTGCAGCGCTCGCTTCTTCTCACGTGGGCACGTGACCACCTCGTTGCCCCAACTGCTCGCTCTCTTGACCGGCTCATGAACCGGATCTTTGCCGGCGAGCCATCTCCAGCTTCAAGCGATGCTATTTCACCGCCAGGCACAGTATGGCGATGGACATTCGCTACCTTCGCCGGTCTCGGTATACTACTCCTCATCGGCTGGGGAGTGCGTGCAGCAGGCCACCTCTTGATTGCGCTTCCAGTAACAGCGTGGGCAACGATTGCACAGGATGCTGGGCTCTCATTCCTGCGCGTTGCTGCTTCTCTGCTGATTGCAGTCATCTGGACTGTTCCAGTGGGCGTTGCCGTTGGATTAAGTCCACGATGGGCCCCAAAGATTCAGCCAATCGTCCAAATGGTTGCCTCAATTCCCGCAACCGCCCTCTTTCCAGCCTTACTCCTGCTCTTGCTCCATCTCCCTGGAGGTCTTGACGTCGCTGCTATCGCATTGATGTTGCTCGGCACGCAGTGGTACGTGCTCTTCAACGTCATTGCCGGTGCCATGGCCATTCCGAATGATTTGAAAGAGGCCGCAGCAATTTATCACCTGACTGGCTGGCACCGCTGGCGCATTCTGATTCTGCCGGCTATTTTCCCTTTCCTCATTACTGGACTGATTACGGCAGCTGGTGGTGCGTGGAACGCCACAATCGTCGCTGAGTATGTCACTTTTCAGGACCAGGTCTATCAGACATCAGGGCTCGGCGCACTGATTGCTGCGAGCGCGAATGCAGGGAACTACCCCGAACTCTTCGCTGCAACACTCACCATGGCAGTCGTTGTCGTCCTGCTGAATCGTGCATTTTGGCGCAGGCTCTACCGCCTGGCAGCAACACGCTTCCGACTGGATTAA
- the rlmD gene encoding 23S rRNA (uracil(1939)-C(5))-methyltransferase RlmD, which translates to MPSSDQPASHVTLQLTDMAFQGAAIGRLDGRVVFAEYGIPGETVEVAIEKERRDYSLGRVIAVHEPSPNRVTPPCPYFGVCGGCQWQHIDYAAQLEYKQHIVSEQLRRIGKFVDPPVFPTVPAPEPYGYRNHARFTVGPEGKLGFIARPGAGRRFIQIDQCLLMHPRINAVLAQLQGRAFVKHQVVVRYGVHTGQLLVQPDLHELVPTVPSGQPWYEEELLGHRFRISASSFFQVNTKQAEQLARLVRERLTLTGNEVLVDAYAGVGTFAVFLAPFVREVIAIEESPSAVSDARVNCSGSANIRYVQAKVEDVLGSLEEQPDAIILDPPRVGCHPRALSAVLALRPRRLVYVSCDPSTLARDLRRLCDGGYILRDVTPVDMFPQTYHIESVATLELAES; encoded by the coding sequence ATGCCGAGTAGTGATCAACCAGCATCGCATGTTACCCTACAGCTTACCGATATGGCATTTCAGGGGGCAGCCATCGGCCGCCTTGATGGTCGTGTTGTCTTTGCGGAATATGGGATTCCTGGGGAAACGGTCGAGGTTGCAATTGAGAAGGAGCGGCGCGACTATAGCCTTGGGCGCGTTATTGCAGTGCATGAGCCATCCCCCAATCGTGTGACACCGCCGTGTCCGTACTTCGGCGTTTGCGGCGGTTGTCAGTGGCAGCATATTGACTATGCTGCGCAGCTTGAGTACAAGCAACACATTGTCAGCGAGCAGTTACGGCGCATTGGAAAGTTTGTGGATCCTCCAGTCTTTCCCACTGTGCCTGCTCCTGAGCCGTACGGTTACCGGAATCACGCCAGGTTTACCGTAGGCCCCGAAGGGAAACTAGGGTTTATTGCACGACCAGGGGCTGGACGGCGATTCATCCAAATCGACCAGTGTCTCTTAATGCATCCGCGCATCAATGCTGTACTTGCTCAACTTCAGGGCCGCGCTTTTGTCAAGCATCAGGTGGTTGTGCGATATGGCGTGCATACTGGGCAACTACTTGTCCAGCCCGACCTTCATGAGCTGGTCCCTACTGTGCCCTCTGGGCAGCCCTGGTATGAGGAGGAGCTACTTGGCCATCGCTTCCGTATTTCGGCCTCGTCATTTTTTCAAGTGAACACGAAGCAGGCCGAGCAACTCGCTCGCTTAGTTCGAGAACGACTGACACTCACGGGAAATGAGGTTCTTGTTGATGCCTATGCTGGCGTCGGCACGTTTGCAGTGTTTCTTGCGCCATTTGTGCGTGAAGTCATTGCCATTGAAGAGTCGCCATCAGCGGTGAGCGATGCACGAGTAAACTGCAGCGGGTCGGCGAATATCCGGTATGTGCAGGCCAAGGTTGAAGATGTGCTGGGCTCGCTTGAGGAACAGCCTGATGCCATTATCCTTGATCCGCCTCGCGTTGGCTGTCATCCTCGCGCATTGAGTGCGGTGTTGGCATTACGCCCACGTCGTCTTGTCTATGTCTCCTGTGATCCATCGACGTTAGCCCGCGACTTGCGTCGTCTGTGTGATGGTGGCTACATACTGCGTGACGTCACGCCAGTTGACATGTTCCCTCAGACATACCATATCGAGTCAGTTGCAACATTGGAGTTAGCAGAATCGTGA